ACGTGCCGGCGCTACACTGAGCTGGACCGCACAGGCCGCTACCGATTTCAACGGATGGTTCGTCAGCGCGGTCAACTTCAAACATGCGGACTGCGACGGCGACGGCGCCGTCGGGTTCGCCGATACACTGGCGGTGAACCAGAACTACGGACAAACCCATCCCGCACGTCTGCAGCCGACACCTGTTCAGATTGACGCGGCCCTACCTCCGCTGGTGATCGACGCTACGCCCGATACGGTAGCCCCCGGTGCGACGGTGAATGTGGCCATTCAGTTGGGCACAATGACTCAGGCCGTCGACAGTCTGTACGGCATCGCCTTCACCGTCTATTATGATCCGACCGTGGTGGATACCAACTCGCTGGTGACCGACTTCAGCACGAGCTGGCTCGGGACGGCGGGTGTCGATCTCATCACCTTCTATCGCCACACGCCCTCGGCCGGCCGCATCGACTTCGCATTGGTGCGCAACGACGGACAGAACGTGTTCGGCGGCTTCGGCGACATTGCCTTGTTTGATGTCGTCATCGTCGACAACATTTCTACGCTGACCGACGCCTTGTTCACGCCGGGTAATCTCCGGGCCATCACCGCCTCGCAGTTCCCGCTCTTGTTCGGCAGCCAGAACGACCGTGTCGTGCTGGATCCGACCCTGACGCGCGTTCCGGTTCCGGACCTCTCCACCCACTTGGTGGTCTTCCCGAACCCGGCCGCTCATACAGTCATCGTTCGCGGCAAGGACATACAGGTGATGGAGGTAGCCCTCTTTGATCTCGGCGGCCAGTGTGTGTTCCGCGACCAGACCGGACAAGCCGAGACCCGCATTGCCGTTGACGCGATCGCGCTCGGCATCTATCAACTGCGCGTGGTCACCGATGCCGGTGTGTACAACAAGAAAATAGAAGTATTACGACGCTGATTTGTTCCTGTTTCTGTTCCCCTTCTGTGAAGGCCGCCCCGGTGTGTGTGGGCGGCCTTTATTCATTCCGGGGGATCAGGGAGTTTCAGTAGCGGGCGCGTTAGCACCCCGTCGTACCTGATCGGCGATCGAAGGTGCCACACGTTTCAGGATCTCCTGTACGTCGTTGGAGTTGGAAGGAAAGTCGGCATGCGCCACGCCACCGTAGACTTGTTTACCCGAAGAGGTGAAAACACTGAAATGCACCTTGAGCTCGCGACGATAGATCTGCAATGCCAGGTCGAGACAGTCGTCGGTATGCGTGATGATGTCGACCTCGTTGAGCAGCACAATGCGGTCGACGCCGAAGTTGCGGCCAAGGTCCTTGAGTAATAACTGGTCGTGAAACCCGACATTCATATAGGTGGTCGGTTCCGGTTGTTTGGCGCCTTTTTTACTCAGAGGTTTTGTATTCGCGGCGATCGTGGAATCGGCGGGAAGCAGTTTTGTTTTCCGATAGACCGTGTCTTCGGTATAGTAGATCGCCTTGTACAAACGGTCCTGATCCACATCTTCCGCGACGAAATCGCTTTCGAGCAGGCGCGTGTCGCTGATCTCGGCGGTACGTTCCTTGATCGACTTCAGGAGTCCCAACCGAAATGTTTTTCGCATTTCACCGAGATCCAGTTCGGAACCCATCGAAATGTCAGGGTCGGCATCTGAAAGGTGCATGGCTTCCTGATAAGGAATGATCAGGACGCGATGACGCAGGGAGTCGGAGGCCGCATAACAGGGGCCGGCAAGAGAGAGCAACAGGAAGAGCAGGAACAGGCGCATGATGCCGTGTACGAGTGTGGAATGACCGGGTTGCCGTTTCGCTGGAGCATTTTTCAGCGTGCAATGGTGGAGAAACCCGTTAAATCCCGTTAAAAATGACCGTTCATCAGGCTTACAACCCCGATTCTTTATCTTTGCAATCCTGAAACCTCCCCGGATAAAAGCAGTTATGCAGTATTCCGCGGGAGCTGCGGATAAACTTAGACGATGTCTGGATTGATCATGGCGGCCCAACTGATTTTGGGCCTTGCGATACTGGTGACCTTGCACGAGCTGGGTCACTTCCTTGCTGCACGCGCGTTCGGTATCCGCGTGGAGAAATTCTATCTCTTCTTCGACGCCTGGGGATTCAAGTTCTTCAGCTTCCGTAAGGGAGATACCGAGTATGGAGTGGGCTGGCTGCCATTGGGTGGTTATGTCAAGATCTCCGGCATGATCGACGAGAGCATGGACAAGGAGGCGATGAAGCTTCCGCCTCAACCCTGGGAGTTCCGTTCCAAGCCGGCCTGGCAGCGACTGATCGTGATGATCGGCGGCGTGACGATGAACGTCATCCTCGGCATTCTGATCTACTCGCTCGTACTCATGAAGTACGACAAGCAATACCTCTCCAATGCCGATGTCACCGACGGCATCTATGTGTACGAGCTGGGCAAACAAGTCGGCTTTGAGAACGGCGATAAGGTTGTCGCCATCGACGGCAAACCCTTCGAACGATTCGAGGATGTGTTGTCGTCGCGCGTAATCTTCGGCGCCACCCTGACGGTTCTGCGTAACGGCAGAACGATGGAAGTGGAAGTGCCCGCCGACTTTTACCGTCGAACGATCGAAGCCGGAAAGGGCAACTTCATCGGACCTTATCGCAGCGCGTTACTGATCGACAGCATCATAGCGGGCAAGCCCGCGGAGGCGGCCGGCGTACGTGCAGGTGATCGCCTGCTCGCGGTAAATGGAACGCGAACCTTGTCGATGGAAGGCGCCCGCAAGATGATCGGAGAAAGCAAAGGCAAACCGGTGGCGCTCACGCTGGCCCGTGGCACCGATACACTGACCCTGCAGCCGGTTGTAAGCGACAGTGGCATGATCGGCATTACCTATCATACCGATTTCGGCAGTTATCCGCTGACGGCTTACTCGACCGGACAAGCGTTCCGCTACGGAACCTCCGACGCGTTTGAAGCGATCTCGTCGAACATCAAAGGACTCAAGCAGATCTTCGCTGGAAAAGAGAAGGCCAGCGAATCCCTGCAGGGCCCGATCGGTATCGCGAACATCTATGGCGGCATCTGGGACTGGCGTCGCTTTTGGGCGATCACCGGATTGCTCTCGATGGTGCTGGCGTTCATGAACATCCTGCCCATTCCGGCACTCGATGGCGGCCATGTGATTTTCCTGTTGTGGGAGTCGGTGACCCGTAAGAGACTCTCCGACCGCTTCATGGAACGCGCCAAGGTCGCCGGTATGGTGATCCTGTTGTCGTTGATGGTCTACACACTCGGCAACGATATCTGGAAGCATATCATCAACTAGTACCGGTCGGAGGGAATCGCCCTAAAATAAAAGCAAAAAGCCTGTCTGTGATTCACAGACAGGCTTTTTTATTGAATCGAATTTTTTCGGAATCAGGCCAGCACTTCACCGTACGCTTTCGCGCGTTGTTCCTTTACGTTTTCGCTGGCGAGGTATTCGTCGTAGCTCATCTCTTTGTCGATGCATCCGTTCGGGGTGATCTCGATGATGCGGTTGGCGACGGTCTGCACAAACGTATGGTCGTGGCTGGTGAACAGCGCGATGTGTTTCCAGTCCTTGAGCGCGTTGTTGAAGGCGGTGATCGATTCCAGGTCCAGGTGGTTGGTGGGCTCGTCGAGTACGAGGCAGTTGGCGTTGGTAAGCATCATGCGTGAAACCATGCAGCGAACTTTTTCACCACCGGAAAGTACGTTACACTTTTTCTGGGTCTCTTCACCTGTGAAGAGCATACGACCAAGAAAGCCGCGCACATAGGTTTCATCCTTGTCTTTGGAATACTGCCGGAGCCAGTCGACCAGGTTGAGGTCGCTCTGGAAGAACGCGGAGTTGTCGTTCGGAAGGTATGAGCAGGTAATGGTAGTGCCCCACTTGAACTCGCCGCTGTCGGCAGCTTCGTCGTTCATCAGCGTACGCAGCAGGGCGGTGACAGACTGGTGGTCGCGCGCGAGGAACGCGACTTTGTCGCCCTTACGAAGCGTGAAGCTGATATCGCGGAAGAGCGGCTTACCTTCGTGGTCGATCTTGGTCAATCCGTCGACGTGAAGGATCTGGTCACCGCAGTCGCGCTCAGCGGTGAAGATGATGCCGGGATACTTGCGGTTGGAAGGCTGGATATCGTCGACCACCAGCTTCTCCAACAGTTTCTTACGGCTGGTCGCCTGACGTGACTTCGAAGCGTTGGCGCTGAAGCGTTCGATGAACTCCTGGAGTTCCTTGCGCTTGTCTTCGATCTTCTTGTTTTGGTCGGCACGCTGACGCAGCGCGAGCTGACTCGATTCGTACCAGAACGTGTAGTTGCCGCTGTGCAGGTTGATCTTTCCGAAATCGATATCCGCAACGTGCGTACACACCGCGTCGAGGAAGTGACGATCGTGGCTCACGACGATCACGGTATTTTGGAAATCGGCGAGAAAGTTTTCCAGCCAGGTGATGGTGTCAACGTCGAGGTCGTTCGTCGGTTCGTCGAGCAGCAGGATATCAGGATTTCCGAACAGTGCCTGTGCCAGCAGTACCCGTACTTTTTCTTTACCACTCAGTTCGCTCATCCACTGCTGGTGGAGTTCTTCCCGAATACCCAGGCTCGAAAGCAGGGTCGCTGCATCGCTCTCGGCATCCCAGCCGTGGAGGTCGGCGAATTGCTGTTCGAGCACGGCGGCCCGTTCACCGTCGGCATCGGTGAAGTCGGCCTTTGCATAGAGGGCGTCCTTCTCCTGCATGACGTCCCACAATTTCTTATTGCCCATGAGGACGGTCTGCAGCACCTGGCACTGATCGAAGGCGAAGTGGTCCTGCTTGAGTACGCTCATGCGTTCGCCGGGAGTGATGTGTACCTGGCCGGTGGTCGGGTCGATCTCACCGGAAAGGATCTTCAGAAAAGTGGATTTTCCGGCTCCATTCGCGCCAATGACGCCATAACAGTTGCCGGGGGTGAATTTCAAATTGACCTCCTCGAACAGCACGCGTTTGCCGTAGCGGAGGGAAAGGTTATTTACGTGGATCATGCGGGCGGCAAAGGTACGATTTCGGAAGCGTTTTTCCTTGAGAATCAGTGGGTGAAGCGAGTGCCCGGACCGTCGGCACACTGACGGGTTAATATTTTACCTGTTTATCCGAATCACGTATCTGTGGCTGCGGGTACCCGACCATACATTTGCTTTAAAGAAGCAATTCCATGAAACCACTCTGCCGAATTCTTGGATTCGTTCTGGTCCTGCAACTGTCCGCCCTGCCTGTCAGTCGGGCACAGGTTACCTGCGACCAGTTCTGTATCGATGACATTTCCCTGGATACTGTTCCCGGCATTATGAATCTCACGATCACGTTATCGGGCGACAGCTCCACGTTCATCAATTATCCCTATCCGGAAGCGGTGGTGGATCAGAACGGAGATACCGTCGGTAACGGATCCATGTTCTTCTTTGGCCAGTTTGGAAATTCCACCTCCGTGTATCCATGTTCTACGTCTTTAACTTTAATACCGCCTGGTTTTGAAGCCACCATCCTGTTTCGTTACGATACCTTGACCTGTCTATTGCCTTATCCCTGCATCATCCAGTCCATCGGACCCCGGTTCACGAACCCTGTCCTATCGGTATTTCCGATCCCGGCGACCGACCAATTGATGGTCGCGTTGAAAGAAGCGAAGTCATCGATGCGTTTACAACTGATGGATACACGAGGCGTGATTGTTCGGGATTGGAATCTGGTTGAGCGCGAGTCCGATTTGGATATTCACGGAATCGCAGCCGGCATCTATTTCTTGCGACCTGTGGAAGGGGATGCGGTTCGGGTTGTGATCGAATGAAATCAAAAAGAAAAGCGCCGGGGTTGATCATCAACCCCGGCGCTTTTTATTAGAGGTTCCCTTATGCGTGCTTAAGTAAAACGAACGCTCCGGAAGATCAATTCTTCATGAAACGGGTTGCGGCACCGGATTCGCCCACCAGTTGATAGACGCCAGAAGCGAGTAGGTGGATATCGATCGTCGTTATTCCACTTTCCAATTGGATGGTTTGTACGATTTGACCGGATAGGTCGACGATCCGGTACCGCGTACCCATTGTTTGCTGACCTGACCGAATCGATATTTGGTCGCCGGCCGGATTCGGATAAACACGGATGTCGCCTTTCGGGGAAACGGTTTCAACTTTTGTAATAGCCGAACGCAGATCAAAATAAAGCGATGCAAAGGCGTCGGTTTCGGTCCAGACTACTCCAACATCATTTCCAATGGCGGCTACGGCGGGATATGTTTCGTGTCCACCGAAGCAAGACGGATCAAAATCGCTGAAAGATTCCGGTGAAGAAAAAGCGGTAGGATTTAGCGCCCGGACCTGGCTGTAGCGGTAGTTGGGAGCCACCGGGACGGAGTCGTGATAATAGGCTAATCCGACCGCCGGGTCGACGATACTGCGAATGGTCGTAAGACCGAAGCAGGCTGCGTCGTTGGAAACCGTGGCTTCTGTACTATAATTCACTCCGTTATCGGAACTGACCATATACTTGAGTGAAATGTCGATGCCATTTGTTTCTGTCCAGAACAACCAGACCGTATTGGCTACGATCGCGCTTTCGAATTGCGGTCGTGTCGGTCCCGAAGGCAGGCGATCCGCAAACGCGCCAGCGCCCGGTGCGATGGTTCCGGGGACGGTCTCGTTGTAGAAGGCAGAGCGAATGATCGAGGTCGTTGCGGGAGAAAGTACGGGTCCATAGTAATTCAGGATAAGCCGTGTGCCGTCCATGCAGACGCGCGGGTTGGCGGCGTCGCCGGCGACGAGCGCGGTGCTGCCGTTCCAGGTGTAACCGCCGTCGGTGGAGCTGTAACGGTGCACGTTAGTGTTGCCCAGATCGTCGGTAAAGAGGTAGATCGCGTTGCCGTTGGGCGAAGCGACCGCGTCGAAATCTTCGACGGTCATGGTGGTGAACGGCGTTGTGACGCGCGACTGTACACTGAAGGTGAACAGGCTGTCGCCGATCTGGTAGATGCAATAGACGGAATCGGTGCCGGTGACCAGGAGTTTGGTCTTGACGACCGTCTCGCCGCTTCCGAGGTTGGCGATGGGCATCCAGGAGGCGCCGTTGTCGGTAGATTCATACAGGTTCGCCCCGCCGACTCCGGTCATGGCTGCGGGCACGGTACAGTAGAGGGTGCCTGCGGAGTTCGCGACCATCGAGATCCGGCCGCTGGGTTGTGAGGCGAAGGGGATGTCGGGGCCCCAGGCGGAGGTCCTGGTGGAAGTCAGTAAAAAGAAGGTAAGGAGTACAAGAACTGGTTTCATGGTCGGGAGTTTTCATGAAGGTAGGAATTTAGAGAAAGACCAATGCCCACAACGGCGCATCGCAGCACAATGCATCCGGGAAAAGTGCAATAAGATATTAACGGCATCCCCTCACGATGCGGAGGAAAGACATTTACGAGTGTACACGCGTGAAATAACCATGTCTGCGCAGGACTTAACAAATCGCCCCGGTAGCCGCGCAGGATAGTTTAACGGCTCTGCCATGATTCCTCCCCCGGCATGAGCATCGTACTCACGCGGCCTTTCGAAATTCAGAACGGCGGATCGCCGAGATAAGTAAGTCGGCCCGGAAACCGGATGTGCAGATTACGGTCACAAGAATGGCATTGCTGTAGATCGACCAGGGTGCCGTAGCGCATCCGGAAAATGAAAAAGGTGTAGTTGCCGGTTTTGTCGCCGGCAAATAAGTAGCCCCGGTGTCTGTAGTTCCGGCATTCTTTCCAATGACAATGCGTCGGCGCACACAGCAGGCGTCGGTTTCCTTCGAAACGAAAGAGGTGAAACATGAACCGCAGGTGCTCGAAGAACTCCGCGCGGGGATACCCTCCGAACCACGCCTGCCGACCGAGGTATTGTTCGACCCCAGCGGCATCCAGCGAAGCGATCGCGCCGGCGACTTTTTTCACAGGGTCCGAAGATCGGAGCCATACGGACGCACGGGGTTCCACGGAAAGTCCGGGCTCCTGGAGCAATAGCGCATAGGAGTCGAGCGCGGGCGTGAGGAAGCTGCCGGGTTTCATGCAGGGGGTGGTGGTTCAATTCAGCCGGAAATCCTCCGGTCCGAAGGCCCGGATGGCCACGAGTTCGGGATGATGGTCGTTGAAAACGGCGCGATGGATCTCGGGAAAACACTGGTCCGCGATGGCGAAGATCCGGTACAGGTCATCGGGATCGAATCGTTTCACCGGATTCCCCTCGGCATCGGTCAGCTCATCGCAACTCAGCAAGATCACGGACCGCTGCCTGGAAGTCACCAGCCGGAAGGCGACACCGGTCAGTCGTCTGTTCAGGGTACTGAGGCAGGCGGCCACGATGTGCTTTTGTGCTTCGGGAAAGAACAACGGAAAGGTGATTTTCACCCGGTGGACCGGCACACCGGGGTCGTGGCGAAGCTCCACATTGATCCGGCAGCTCAAGAGGTTGAAATCGAATCCGTACACCCGCACCGGCCCCTGCCCGAGGACGGACGCCAGGATATCCTGTTCGTTCAGCCAGCGCACGATCGGATCTTCGGTCGTGTCGGCCGCTGCGGAGGCTTCCGGTTTGGCCTGCGCGAAGTGATTTTGGATTACGGAGTAGATCAGGTAAGCGCCGAAGCTGAAGAACCAGATATAAATCATACGCGTAAAGTTTTGCAGGTTTAAAAAACCGGTAGGGAGCGATCCGCTCAAAAATACCTGCCAACGGACCGATTGGTATTTTAATCGCCGATTAAATTTATCAACCCACCCCATCCCCGCCGCCGCCCGGCCCTGTTGGTAACTCGTACGCGATTCATCGCGAATCACTTTCAATCGGCCGACGGGCGAACCGAAGCCTGGGCGATGTTTATACCCTGGCTGCCCGATGGGTGGTAGCGGGATTGGTGTGTTTCGTGTTATTTTAATGGGGTTGGATTTTTTGGGGCTTTCGGGTAGTTTGGGGTGGTGGGATGGGGTGGGGAGTTGAGCAACGGCACTGCTAAATTGAACTGACTATAAGAAATGAGCAAAAACAATTTCTGCTTTAAATAACAATATAGGTTTTAAGAAATTTATCAGTAGGATTGGAATTAATTATCCCGAAGCGATGGGTGTTCGAGGGCCAGACAGGCGAACGTTACAGTACCCGGAGTATCCAGCTCGTGTTCCGTGCAGCGGTAAAGCGGGCCGGTATCCGAAAACGGATCACCTTTCACTGATTACATCATTGTTTTGCCACCCATTTATTGGAAAGCGGAACAGACCTGCGCCGGATCCAGGAATTGCCGGGTCACCAATCCATTAAAACTACGCTTATCTACACCCACGTAGCTGTCACCGACCTCGCCAAAGTGACCAGCCCGTTGGATAAAGCGAAACAGCGAAAGTGAATAACACGCATTTCGCCAATCTGCCCGATTGTTTGTATATTCGGGTGAAATCAAAGAATCCAGAGAAATAACACGAAATAAACCTTCGTCTATTTGAGCGTTACCTGCAAGCGTAAAGGACGACACAGCACCATGACAATGACACGGACGACAGTAAAATATAACAGACAACTTGACTTTGACTTTCGAGCAACTTTTTTGCCGACACTACAAGCCAACCCTTCTGTATTTTTTATTTTCCCCACCGCACTTTTTTTAATTCAATTTTTAGCCAACCCACATTGGCACATTGGTTTTTGCCCCGACACTCAATGCCAAAACTTCGGCAAAAACCAAAGAGCCAATTTTGCCGACCCACAGGTGGGAGTTTCGGAAATAAACCGTATTTTTGCAGAGCAATGAAATTTTTAACATTCATATTAGCGACTTTTATTCTGTTCCTTGCAGTTAAGCCGGGAATGGATTTGCTTTCATTGCAGGCAGACACGGCACAAACTTGTTGTAGCGGACAATGCACCCCAAATTCCGACAATGACAATTCACAAGACCAAAATCAAGACAACGATTGTGGCGGAAATGTTTGTAACCCTTTTCAGGTTTGCAGTTCTTGCGTTTTGGTTTGCTTGAATATTCCGTTTGACTACATTCCTAAGCCGACAACTTTCTCATACAAAGGATTTAGTTACCAATCAGTTTTTACTTCTCAATTTGCTCCTGATTTTTGGCAGCCGCCAAAAATTGTTTAACAATCCTTTAGACTTTGCACCGATAACTTCGGAGCAATTATTCTTATCGTTAAACAATATAAAATCAGAAAAAATGAATTTCATAAAATTATTCGTTTTGGCTCTCATCGTATTGACAGCCACAACAAACATTGCGTTTTCGCAAACAACAACTACCAATCAGACAACAGACAGTTTAAAAACTTCAACCGTTAAGGTTAAAGGCATAACCTGTTCAATGGACTTAAAAATGATTTCCGCCAATGTGGAGAAAGTAAAAGGCGTTAACAGTTGCAAAGCAGGAAAACAAGGAACAACTACAACCTTTGAAGTAAAATACAATTCAGCATTGGTAACTGAAAAGGAAATTTTTGCAGCCATTGAAAACACAGGAAGTTGCGAAAATCCTGACGAAAGACCATACAAAATAAAACAGTAAATCATTTGTATTGCAGAGCATTTTCAATGCCCTGCAATACTCTTAAAAATCAAGACAATGAAAAAATACATCTTCATTGTTGGTTTACTGTTTCCATTTGGCATTTCGGCTCAAAATATTTTAGGAAAAGTAACCAACGACAAAAAAGAACCGCTAATAGGTGCAAGTGTTTATTGGCTTGGCACTACCATTGGCGTAGCCACTGGTAGCAAAGGAGAGTTTGAAATTTCCATCAAAGACATTTCAAATAAAAAACTTGTTGCAAGATATCTGGGGCATTC
This genomic stretch from Bacteroidota bacterium harbors:
- a CDS encoding heavy-metal-associated domain-containing protein, which produces MNFIKLFVLALIVLTATTNIAFSQTTTTNQTTDSLKTSTVKVKGITCSMDLKMISANVEKVKGVNSCKAGKQGTTTTFEVKYNSALVTEKEIFAAIENTGSCENPDERPYKIKQ
- a CDS encoding T9SS type A sorting domain-containing protein, coding for MKPVLVLLTFFLLTSTRTSAWGPDIPFASQPSGRISMVANSAGTLYCTVPAAMTGVGGANLYESTDNGASWMPIANLGSGETVVKTKLLVTGTDSVYCIYQIGDSLFTFSVQSRVTTPFTTMTVEDFDAVASPNGNAIYLFTDDLGNTNVHRYSSTDGGYTWNGSTALVAGDAANPRVCMDGTRLILNYYGPVLSPATTSIIRSAFYNETVPGTIAPGAGAFADRLPSGPTRPQFESAIVANTVWLFWTETNGIDISLKYMVSSDNGVNYSTEATVSNDAACFGLTTIRSIVDPAVGLAYYHDSVPVAPNYRYSQVRALNPTAFSSPESFSDFDPSCFGGHETYPAVAAIGNDVGVVWTETDAFASLYFDLRSAITKVETVSPKGDIRVYPNPAGDQISIRSGQQTMGTRYRIVDLSGQIVQTIQLESGITTIDIHLLASGVYQLVGESGAATRFMKN
- the rseP gene encoding RIP metalloprotease RseP; protein product: MSGLIMAAQLILGLAILVTLHELGHFLAARAFGIRVEKFYLFFDAWGFKFFSFRKGDTEYGVGWLPLGGYVKISGMIDESMDKEAMKLPPQPWEFRSKPAWQRLIVMIGGVTMNVILGILIYSLVLMKYDKQYLSNADVTDGIYVYELGKQVGFENGDKVVAIDGKPFERFEDVLSSRVIFGATLTVLRNGRTMEVEVPADFYRRTIEAGKGNFIGPYRSALLIDSIIAGKPAEAAGVRAGDRLLAVNGTRTLSMEGARKMIGESKGKPVALTLARGTDTLTLQPVVSDSGMIGITYHTDFGSYPLTAYSTGQAFRYGTSDAFEAISSNIKGLKQIFAGKEKASESLQGPIGIANIYGGIWDWRRFWAITGLLSMVLAFMNILPIPALDGGHVIFLLWESVTRKRLSDRFMERAKVAGMVILLSLMVYTLGNDIWKHIIN
- a CDS encoding T9SS type A sorting domain-containing protein, with translation MKPLCRILGFVLVLQLSALPVSRAQVTCDQFCIDDISLDTVPGIMNLTITLSGDSSTFINYPYPEAVVDQNGDTVGNGSMFFFGQFGNSTSVYPCSTSLTLIPPGFEATILFRYDTLTCLLPYPCIIQSIGPRFTNPVLSVFPIPATDQLMVALKEAKSSMRLQLMDTRGVIVRDWNLVERESDLDIHGIAAGIYFLRPVEGDAVRVVIE
- a CDS encoding ATP-binding cassette domain-containing protein; its protein translation is MIHVNNLSLRYGKRVLFEEVNLKFTPGNCYGVIGANGAGKSTFLKILSGEIDPTTGQVHITPGERMSVLKQDHFAFDQCQVLQTVLMGNKKLWDVMQEKDALYAKADFTDADGERAAVLEQQFADLHGWDAESDAATLLSSLGIREELHQQWMSELSGKEKVRVLLAQALFGNPDILLLDEPTNDLDVDTITWLENFLADFQNTVIVVSHDRHFLDAVCTHVADIDFGKINLHSGNYTFWYESSQLALRQRADQNKKIEDKRKELQEFIERFSANASKSRQATSRKKLLEKLVVDDIQPSNRKYPGIIFTAERDCGDQILHVDGLTKIDHEGKPLFRDISFTLRKGDKVAFLARDHQSVTALLRTLMNDEAADSGEFKWGTTITCSYLPNDNSAFFQSDLNLVDWLRQYSKDKDETYVRGFLGRMLFTGEETQKKCNVLSGGEKVRCMVSRMMLTNANCLVLDEPTNHLDLESITAFNNALKDWKHIALFTSHDHTFVQTVANRIIEITPNGCIDKEMSYDEYLASENVKEQRAKAYGEVLA